A single region of the Drosophila miranda strain MSH22 chromosome 2, D.miranda_PacBio2.1, whole genome shotgun sequence genome encodes:
- the LOC108156564 gene encoding titin isoform X6: MSETKKLLDKLLCDIYGQQEELARRRCTCHSRDHPLRSCKKKKKGRMAQLASGMTGGRAVLEKLNVRQVIDVVAILKVEILMMGYMLETALIARDRLNRHQEGLCKFIVIAVEKHDAQPKMRFSLSPPPRKASLTSPTSSTTNSKNRSTATHNMLTRNGGGGHESSCSTTAAAVATDEDAASDYNQWLHAMKLVARLPGGTPPEFRRKLWLSLADKYLKSKNVDWAKQREKCFCEEWREDDEELGIQIVKDLHRTGSNLCTGPAGSINQAKLKRILLGYARYNPEVGYCQGFNMLGALILQVMDKEEEESMKVMIYLVEGVLPTGYFYGSMGGLQADMGVFRELMQTRLPRLAKHLQRLQGPVENAYEPPLTNVFTMQWFLTMFCTCLPMSCVLRVWDLVLIEGSDVILRTALVLWSLLEERVLSVRSADEFYGKMGSYSSELLNGHLIDSNGLIERVVKLGPIADLRQLRDKHLYNIAPLRHQQGMQLYYDDEDTHSDEERMAVATVWGLNWGRRGSVGPAAGRQPTEPKDRMALDISLLKKQYDRLRERQKQAHVILTTACSTAARQGPPNTAHASVAVNQLLLGRPAIITNKGKRVSAPLGAIPPARKPSLPAVLHTKPSTEKQLRRGETLLWRDTDPTLRRRDSLTWKEIKAERAALVREGADKTMKTQKLRSRFGKSDSSSYSEDSDGEQEQVERAGGSGGSTGGGGSSTDTSLCDDDDPKSTEKSPKQKARLARKLKEKPQLLTGSREASLERQRPKSWAPSSHEIPFMLMGTESGDEKEPAAKQVAEVAEDSATESGRFGYEPELASKMEPLHLLVDTDTPGITSTSQLSPMPDMTSYLGASCISPLPTPRPVSIDPLGIEGAAGAASAAEEQGVESTPRRFDFSEDGVTNQYFERVNSVERPSRLELSYSLNEEGTDARAVYMEQRAQVEGQSGEQEAKAMSPPQIREDLVDADGKVPQIRDDNIPGENKDDYKEVLSMTIESQQPPPPTAAILSNASRKRHDPRRKTLTRSSTIDIEERFQALEHRFSQEQSCDKPKYIPSTAALEERFETLEKQLSAEKVRKELEEVDPELAEKSERIPSTADLESRFDALTKQMSSSESSSKAPPVDLGDAEQSSGSGAKEQKDSEKTSKLHRSEDSQSETKDTATTPQTENSKGTETDKNKEDKEGDQPRLRKLPSTAELEDRFNALERKMSVQNSSPAKTKKEPPDEEPAKEEPKARKEPATEEPKARKEPATDEPKARKEPAREEPKARKEPEDSENRDEKPQERRALKDSKDSEESNKQNETVKGKDRTPTKTPEEKEASKRVEPKASGKDSPDTKVESEKTKKKPEPENVENQEEPVKTPRKSPPSTEELEKRFNALEKQLSTTNLESSKEAEQTKSTAKDQRSTEARNQKEAETAEREQKSTKTFEEKLKEVNSVLTNDQKKSEVEVRAEEKRKSFEERCKSASKTLETKEKEVTASKKTDEIPSKKAEETQETSANNIKESHETKTENTRTKNTEECQQTEQKDRSKRRASEPPSTEDLEKRYETLKRRMSSKNHFSTQSETVNQALERIEQEVISECGEDRAAEKKQPPSTEDLESRFEALHGKDKAESKTKSQPKLVDVAIEAHIPSPPPAPPLPPAELRILAAPTLHQQQALIEELQSKMQGQGPGEENLKPSQINPQRKQQQRQRQLQLQQRPTTMGDETSEAPANTAYYRSGNDEPWQQRTVRRFSDLPSRADLVNRLQFLEKQLYMKFYKQRCASDSEVASKANVLVISADGPSTSRQALAEGQLEQRVLALEKQLSENSLKLLEAMREKSAAAVAVAPQSEDSGSPRRLSTDTIDATTGKELVRYTQNFSELEEVDSHKPINISINIKMMVNKDSERKRSESKSTTEDLARRIEQLEAQLVEERAKNGAVIPENEALEEPQPQPDKPDESEASKKQEKDCHNQNVKSDETVRLEDLPPEGIEPETVKETKTLENEEIAQARAKEVDGDKTAKEAVVDPKSEVQEENTKQEEVIKPEHVEEPSSKEMEPPQAEKDKPNKNEETKAKKCCSDESTAKKKSSNQQPEKNQPTTKDASKEMPDKMVTNGSDTGPVDASNKTVVLLMDNEPKASRLRRLTRANTEELEDLFQALEKQLNDRNLIKSEDGRLIRAESKPSAEQVEQAQAITDLTKQIEDYTSGNVEEEKPAKAAKEPIEDKPEAEEPNDYDWGPNPVKHHLKRKTVYLPSTKELEARFRSLERQIKLLEDVEKIDVEQRLKEIERKIKLQYSLSHEKDLNKYLDLCEGKGLDDDDLAVEETPTKEEPPPPATQRSRSPARKTATKSPYTSPSRKAATKSPYNSPSRKAASKSPYSSPYTSPYTSPSRQRQKTPGSSPTRASEKKAKRSPYTSPVRRQPHPNDLPISDDLEFKYRVLDLVRSKSKENLARRMNDPNRKPPIHPLEMLLDPSPDSSEIPTTGELEHRIRLLDEKLKSPVRPSRHKSRSRSPTIEDIKRKKMLEEQQPRTPVHNLERLVSSPGRPEPPTAEELDVRMRALEEEHSFDFKTQKDYKAFNQKLKDVISPSISFEEFKSAKSREQSPRRGGGATTPKSAMRRDDPDDYRRDDAHSKHTHTHYRPTSPKVIRFRDEDEDYFEEASAPRPKSRQSSERMVGTANEVMECLSENNKILQRILKKTLADQPSSIRSYSSSSAEGLDALGSRLMRETSPITRTGTHTGVPLRTTGENINDRLSSIKNSIKSIDTLCEEKPYQKEKCQRYIDSLFTDSLHFASKKSSVEDLAHSRSESRGRTMQRSSDYTPSIRITSEHRSLGSAESRRSLSPLGRDVSPLHHRSHRDISRDLSPRRRRGEQEDREEREERESSRLLNFSNEKSSKTQLNPNANGYRNSYLTRQRNRKLFKTITKIL; the protein is encoded by the exons ATGAG TGAGACCAAGAAGCTACTCGACAAATTGCTATGCGACATTTACGGCCAGCAAGAGGAGCTGGCTCGACGCAGGTGCACCTGTCATTCAAGGGATCATCCTCTCAGATCCtgcaagaagaagaagaagggcAGAATGGCCCAGCTGGCCAGCGGCATGACGGGTGGTCGTGCAGTCTTGGAAAAGCTAAATGTGCGTCAGGTCATCGATGTCGTTGCCATTCTCAAGGTGGAGATCCTGATGATGGGCTATATGCTCGAGACAGCCCTCATAGCCAGGGATCGCCTGAACCGGCACCAGGAGGGGCTGTGCAAGTTCATCGTCATCGCCGTGGAAAAAC ACGATGCACAGCCTAAAATGCGTTTTAGCCTCTCACCACCGCCGCGGAAAGCCAGCCTAACCTCccccaccagcagcaccacaaACAGCAAAAATAGAAGCACCGCCACCCACAACATGCTGACACGCAATGGCGGTGGAGGCCACGAAAGCAGCTGCAGCACCACCGCCGCTGCAGTCGCCACCGATGAGGATGCTGCATCGGATTACAATCAATGGCTGCATGCCATGAAGCTGGTAGCCCGCCTGCCCGGCGGCACCCCACCCGAATTCCGGCGAAAG CTGTGGCTCTCGCTGGCGGACAAATACCTCAAGTCGAAGAACGTGGACTGGGCCAAGCAGCGGGAGAAGTGCTTCTGCGAGGAGTGGCGCGAGGATGACGAGGAGCTGGGCATACAAATCGTTAAG GACCTGCATCGCACTGGCTCCAATTTGTGCACCGGCCCCGCGGGATCCATCAACCAGGCCAAGCTGAAGCGCATTCTGCTCGGGTATGCCCGCTACAATCCCGAGGTGGGCTATTGCCAG GGTTTCAACATGCTGGGCGCTCTGATACTGCAGGTCATGGataaggaggaggaggagtctATGAAGGTCATGATCTATCTGGTTGAGGGCGTACTGCCGACGGGCTACTTCTACGGCTCGATGGGCGGCCTCCAGGCGGACATGGGCGTATTCCGCGAACTGATGCAAACGCGTCTGCCGCGCCTCGCCAAGCACCTGCAGCGCCTTCAGGGGCCCGTGGAGAATGCCTACGAGCCGCCCTTGACCAATGTCTTCACCATGCAGTGGTTCCTCACCATGTTCTGCACCTGCCTGCCCATGTCCTGTGTGCTGCGCGTCTGGGACCTGGTGCTCATCGAGGGCAGCGATGTCATCCTCCGCACCGCTCTCGTTCTCTGGAGCCTCCTTGAAGA ACGCGTTCTCAGTGTCCGTTCAGCCGATGAGTTCTATGGCAAAATGGGTTCCTATTCGAGTGAACTGCTTAACGGCCATTTGATCGATTCGAATGGACTGATCGAAAGAGTCGTCAAGCTAGGACCCATAGCGGATCTCAGGCAGCTGAGGGACAAGCATCTGTACAACATTGCCCCTCTCCGACACCAACAGGGAATGCA ACTGTACTACGATGACGAGGACACGCATTCGGATGAGGAGCGCATGGCGGTGGCCACCGTCTGGGGTCTGAACTGGGGCCGTCGCGGCTCCGTGGGACCAGCAGCGGGCAGGCAGCCTACGGAGCCAAAGGACCGCATGGCCCTGGACATTTCGCTGCTCAAGAAGCAGTACGATCGGTTGAGGGAGCGCCAGAAACAGGCGCATGTCATCCTGACCACCGCCTGCTCGACGGCAGCCCGTCAGGGACCACCGAATACTGCGCACGCCTCGGTGGCAGTCAATCAGCTGCTCCTCGGCCGGCCGGCCATCATCACCAACAAGGGGAAGAGGGTGAGTGCCCCCCTGGGAGCCATACCACCTGCCAGGAAGCCCTCCCTCCCAGCCGTTCTGCACACCAAACCTTCCACCGAAAAGCAGCTGCGACGCGGCGAGACCCTCCTGTGGCGGGACACGGACCCCACTCTCAGACGCCGGGACAGCCTGACCTGGAAGGAGATCAAAGCGGAACGGGCGGCCTTAGTACGCGAGGGCGCTGATAAGACGATGAAGACGCAGAAGCTCCGTTCGCGATTCGGCAAGAGCGACAGCTCCTCGTACAGCGAGGACAGCGATGGCGAGCAGGAGCAGGTGGAACGCGCCGGGGGCAGTGGTGGCAGCACCGGCGGCGGTGGATCCAGCACGGACACCAGTCTGTGTGACGACGATGACCCCAAGTCGACGGAGAAAAGTCCCAAGCAAAAGGCGAGGCTGGCGCGCAAGCTAAAAGAGAAGCCGCAGCTGTTGACGGGGTCCCGAGAGGCGAGCTTGGAGCGCCAGAGACCAAAGTCCTGGGCTCCCAGCTCCCATGAAATACCCTTCATGCTGATGGGCACAGAGAGTGGGGATGAGAAGGAGCCGGCCGCCAAACAGGTGGCGGAAGTTGCAGAGGACAGTGCCACCGAAAGCGGCCGCTTCGGCTATGAGCCCGAGCTGGCCAGCAAAATGGAGCCACTGCACCTGCTGGTGGACACAGATACCCCTGGAATCACCAGCACCAGTCAGCTGTCGCCGATGCCGGACATGACCAGCTATCTGGGCGCGTCCTGCATCAGTCCGCTTCCGACGCCCAGGCCGGTGTCCATCGATCCCCTGGGCATTGAGGGAGCAGCAGGAGCGGCGAGTGCGGCAGAGGAGCAGGGCGTCGAATCCACTCCACGTCGGTTCGATTTTAGTGAAGATGGCGTTACCAATCAGTATTTCGAGCGGGTGAACAGTGTGGAGCGTCCCAGCCGCCTGGAACTGTCCTACTCCCTCAACGAAGAGGGAACGGACGCTCGAGCGGTGTACATGGAACAGAGGGCTCAGGTGGAGGGACAGAGCGGCGAGCAGGAGGCGAAGGCAATGTCTCCGCCTCAGATAAGGGAAGACCTGGTGGATGCGGATGGCAAAGTGCCGCAGATCCGCGACGACAACATTCCCGGCGAAAACAAAGACGACTACAAGGAGGTGCTGAGCATGACGATAGAGTCGCAGCAGCCACCGCCTCCGACAGCCGCCATTTTGAGCAATGCCAGCCGGAAGCGTCACGATCCACGACGCAAGACGCTGACCAGATCCTCGACGATCGATATCGAGGAGCGTTTCCAGGCGCTGGAGCATCGCTTCAGCCAGGAGCAGTCATGTGATAAGCCCAAGTATATTCCCAGCACGGCCGCCTTGGAGGAGCGATTCGAGACCCTGGAAAAGCAGCTCAGTGCCGAGAAGGTGCGAAAGGAGCTGGAGGAAGTGGATCCAGAATTGGCCGAAAAGTCTGAGCGGATTCCCTCAACAGCCGATCTAGAGAGCCGTTTCGATGCCTTAACCAAGCAAATGAGTTCCAGTGAATCAAGTTCCAAGGCTCCCCCGGTGGACCTGGGGGATGCAGAGCAGTCCAGCGGAAGTGGCGCGAAAGAGCAGAAGGACAGCGAGAAGACCAGCAAACTCCACAGATCAGAGGACTCCCAATCCGAGACAAAGGACACAGCAACAACACCCCAAACGGAAAACAGTAAAGGGACGGAAACTGATAAAAATAAAGAAGATAAAGAAGGAGACCAGCCACGCCTTAGGAAACTGCCCTCGACAGCCGAGCTGGAGGATCGTTTCAATGCCCTGGAACGCAAGATGAGCGTACAGAATAGTAGCCCAGCCAAGACTAAAAAGGAGCCACCCGATGAAGAGCCAGCCAAGGAGGAACCTAAGGCCCGAAAAGAACCAGCCACGGAGGAACCTAAGGCCCGAAAAGAGCCAGCCACGGACGAACCTAAGGCCCGAAAAGAGCCAGCCAGGGAGGAACCTAAGGCCCGAAAAGAGCCAGAAGATTCTGAAAATAGAGATGAGAAACCCCAAGAAAGACGGGCTTTAAAGGACTCAAAGGATTCCGAAGAGAGCAATAAACAAAACGAAACGGTTAAGGGTAAGGATAGGACACCAACGAAAACCCCTGAAGAAAAAGAAGCGTCTAAAAGAGTCGAACCAAAAGCATCGGGAAAAGACAGCCCCGACACGAAAGTGGAATCAGAGAAGACCAAAAAGAAGCCAGAACCAGAAAATGTGGAAAATCAAGAAGAACCTGTGAAGACTCCACGTAAGTCCCCACCTTCCAcagaggagctggagaagCGTTTCAATGCCCTGGAGAAGCAATTGAGCACAACCAACCTGGAGTCATCCAAGGAAGCGGAGCAAACAAAATCCACAGCAAAAGATCAGAGGTCGACAGAAGCAAGGAATCAAAAGGAAGCTGAGACTGCGGAAAGGGAACAAAAGTCCACGAAAACCTTTGAGGAGAAGCTGAAAGAAGTCAATTCTGTACTGACAAACGATCAGAAGAAATCAGAGGTCGAAGTTCGAGCTGAGGAGAAGCGAAAAAGTTTCGAAGAGCGATGTAAGAGTGCCAGCAAGACGTTGGAGACCAAGGAAAAGGAGGTCACTGCATCGAAGAAAACGGACGAAATTCCATCAAAGAAGGCTGAAGAAACCCAGGAAACTTCAGCAAATAATATTAAGGAGTCTCACGAAACAAAAACGGAAAATACTCGAACAAAAAATACTGAGGAATGTCAGCAAACCGAACAGAAGGATCGCAGTAAGAGAAGAGCTTCGGAACCGCCCTCAACAGAGGATCTTGAAAAACGCTACGAAACCCTGAAGCGTCGCATGAGCAGCAAGAATCATTTTTCCACTCAAAGCGAGACCGTGAACCAAGCTCTCGAACGGATCGAACAGGAGGTCATCTCGGAGTGCGGTGAGGACCGAGCGGCGGAGAAGAAACAGCCGCCGTCAACGGAGGACCTGGAGAGTCGCTTCGAGGCGTTGCATGGCAAGGACAAGGCGGAGAGCAAAACCAAGTCCCAGCCCAAGCTGGTGGATGTGGCCATTGAGGCGCATATACCTTCTCCGCCCCCGGCTCCTCCACTGCCACCCGCGGAGCTCAGGATCCTGGCGGCGCCCACACTtcaccagcagcaggcacTCATCGAAGAGCTCCAGAGCAAAATGCAGGGACAAGGCCCGGGTGAGGAGAACCTCAAGCCCAGCCAGATCAATCCGCAGcgaaagcagcagcaacgacaacggcagctgcaactgcaacagcgACCCACAACGATGGGCGATGAGACCTCGGAAGCACCTGCAAACACGGCTTACTACAGATCGGGAAATGATGAACCCTGGCAGCAGCGAACGGTTCGTCGTTTCTCCGATTTGCCCTCAAGGGCCGATCTGGTAAACCGATTACAATTCCTGGAGAAGCAATTGTATATGAAATTCTACAAGCAGCGCTGTGCAAGTGATTCCGAAGTTGCATCGAAGGCCAATGTCCTAGTGATCAGCGCTGACGGGCCGAGCACCTCGCGCCAGGCTCTGGCCGAAGGCCAGCTGGAGCAGCGTGTCCTGGCCCTGGAGAAGCAGCTGAGCGAGAACAGTCTCAAGTTGCTGGAAGCCATGCGCGAGAAGTCAGCGgcggcagtggctgtggccccCCAGAGCGAGGACAGCGGCTCGCCGCGTCGGCTGAGCACGGACACCATCGATGCCACCACCGGCAAGGAGCTGGTGCGATACACGCAGAACTTTAGCGAGCTGGAGGAAGTGGACTCCCACAAGCCCATCAACATCAGCATCAACATTAAAATGATGGTCAACAAGGACTCTGAACGGAAGAGGAGCGAGTCCAAGTCCACTACAGAGGACCTGGCACGACGTATCGAGCAGCTGGAGGCACAGTTGGTGGAAGAGAGAGCCAAGAACGGCGCCGTCATCCCAGAGAATGAAGCTTTAGAAGagccgcagccacagccgGATAAGCCTGATGAGAGTGAAGCCTCCAAAAAGCAGGAGAAGGATTGCCACAACCAGAATGTCAAAAGCGATGAGACGGTTAGATTGGAAGACCTTCCGCCAGAGGGCATTGAGCCCGAAACGGTGAAGGAGACCAAAACCCTGGAAAATGAAGAGATAGCCCAAGCCCGGGCCAAAGAGGTAGATGGCGATAAAACAGCTAAAGAGGCAGTGGTCGATCCAAAGTCGGAGGTACAAGAAGAGAATACCAAACAGGAAGAGGTAATCAAACCCGAACATGTTGAAGAACCCTCTTCCAAGGAAATGGAACCTCCTCAAGCTGAGAAAGACAAGCCCAACAAAAACGAAGAAACGAAAGCAAAGAAGTGCTGTTCCGACGAGAGCACAGCCAAGAAGAAATCCTCCAATCAGCAGCCAGAAAAGAACCAACCAACTACCAAGGATGCCTCCAAGGAAATGCCAGACAAAATGGTCACCAATGGCAGCGATACTGGACCTGTGGATGCCAGCAACAAGACTGTTGTGCTCCTAATGGACAATGAACCCAAGGCTTCAAGACTCCGGCGCCTGACCAGAGCCAACACCGAAGAACTCGAAGATCTCTTTCAGGCCTTGGAAAAGCAGCTGAACGACCGGAATTTAATCAAGTCCGAAGATGGCCGCCTGATACGAGCTGAAAGCAAGCCCTCTGCCGAGCAAGTGGAGCAGGCTCAGGCCATTACCGATCTCACCAAACAGATCGAGGATTATACCAGTGGAAATGTGGAAGAAGAAAAGCCGGCAAAAGCAGCTAAAGAACCGATAGAAGATAAGCCAGAGGCTGAAGAGCCAAACGACTATGACTGGGGACCCAACCCGGTCAAGCATCACCTGAAACGAAAAACGGTTTACTTACCCTCGACGAAGGAGCTGGAGGCCCGATTCCGTTCGCTCGAACGTCAGATCAAGCTGCTCGAGGATGTGGAAAAGATCGATGTGGAGCAGCGCTTGAAGGAAATCGAACGAAAGATCAAGTTGCAATACTCGCTCTCCCACGAGAAGGACCTCAACAAGTATCTAGATTTGTGCGAGGGCAAGGGCCTAGACGATGACGATCTCGCAGTTGAGGAGACACCAACCAAGGAGGAACCACCTCCACCAGCCACCCAACGTTCGCGTAGTCCTGCACGGAAGACGGCCACCAAGTCGCCGTACACTTCTCCATCGCGCAAGGCAGCCACCAAGTCGCCGTACAATTCTCCATCGCGCAAGGCAGCCAGCAAGTCCCCGTATTCATCGCCGTACACCTCCCCGTATACATCACCATCTCGTCAGCGTCAAAAGACGCCGGGTTCATCACCGACTCGAGCCTCCGAAAAGAAGGCGAAAAGAAGTCCCTACACCTCGCCAGTACGTCGCCAGCCGCATCCCAATGATCTGCCCATCTCCGATGACCTGGAGTTCAAGTATAGAGTCCTCGATCTGGTACGGTCCAAGTCGAAGGAGAATCTGGCCAGGCGTATGAACGATCCCAATCGAAAGCCACCCATTCATCCCCTCGAAATGCTGCTCGATCCGAGTCCCGATAGCAGCGAAATACCCACAACCGGGGAGCTGGAGCATCGCATTCGCCTCCTGGACGAGAAGCTCAAGTCTCCTGTCCGACCCTCCCGCCACAAGTCGCGCTCTCGCTCCCCCACCATCGAGGATATCAAGCGCAAGAAGATGCTGGAAGAGCAGCAGCCCCGGACGCCGGTGCACAATCTCGAACGCCTGGTCAGCTCTCCGGGCAGGCCAGAGCCCCCCACGGCTGAGGAGCTGGACGTGCGCATGCGGGCTCTGGAGGAGGAGCATAGCTTCGACTTTAAGACACAAAAGGACTACAAGGCCTTTAACCAAAAGCTCAAGGACGTTATCTCGCCCTCAATATCCTTCGAAGAGTTCAAATCGGCCAAGTCGCGCGAACAGAGTCCTCGCCGGGGAGGGGGTGCCACCACGCCAAAGTCTGCGATGCGACGCGATGACCCCGATGATTATCGACGCGACGATGCACACTCCAAGCACACCCATACGCACTATCGACCCACCAGTCCCAAGGTGATACGCTTCcgggacgaggacgaggactaCTTCGAGGAGGCGTCAGCGCCGCGCCCAAAGTCACGCCAGTCCAGCGAACGAATGGTGGGCACCGCAAATGAGGTTATGGAGTGTTTATCGGAGAATAATAAAATTCTTCAACGTATTCTTAAGAAGACTCTTGCAGATCAGCCATCAAGCATTcgcagctacagcagcagctcgGCAGAAGGTCTAGACGCCCTGGGCAGTCGCCTGATGAGG GAAACGTCTCCCATCACCCGCACTGGGACGCACACGGGCGTGCCGCTGAGGACGACGGGTGAGAACATCAACGATCGCCTCAGCTCCATCAAGAACTCAATCAAGTCCATCGACACACTGTGTGAGGAGAAGCCCTACCAAAAGGAGAAGTGCCAGCGCTACATTGACTCGCTGTTCACCGACTCCCTGCACTTCGCCAGCAAGAAGAGTTCCGTGGAGGATCTCGCCCACAGTCGCAGCGAGAGTCGGGGCCGGACCATGCAACGCAGCAGCGACTATACCCCATCTATAAGGATAACCTCGGAGCATCGTTCGCTGGGCTCGG